In Leptospira sp. WS58.C1, a single genomic region encodes these proteins:
- a CDS encoding heme-binding domain-containing protein, with the protein MRKFWIRLGIGLLILFLALQLIPVQPPLGKNANEIKTEERVKKIFRKSCYDCHSDLVQWPWYSKVFPVSLYISHHIEEGREELNFSEWETLKPEKKADLAEEILEEVEEGRMPPKDYIFLHSNSKLDQEEIEVLKDWLQTFAENQ; encoded by the coding sequence ATGAGAAAATTTTGGATTCGTCTGGGAATCGGACTATTGATCTTATTCCTTGCTCTTCAGTTAATCCCCGTTCAACCTCCGTTAGGAAAGAATGCTAATGAAATCAAAACGGAAGAACGCGTCAAAAAGATTTTTCGAAAGTCTTGCTATGACTGCCATTCCGATTTGGTGCAATGGCCTTGGTATTCTAAGGTTTTTCCGGTTTCTTTATATATCTCTCATCATATAGAAGAAGGCCGGGAAGAATTGAATTTTTCCGAATGGGAGACCCTAAAACCGGAAAAAAAGGCGGATCTAGCGGAAGAAATTCTAGAAGAAGTGGAAGAAGGCCGTATGCCTCCTAAGGATTATATTTTCTTACATTCTAACTCGAAACTGGATCAGGAAGAGATAGAGGTCCTAAAAGACTGGCTCCAAACGTTTGCGGAAAATCAATAA
- a CDS encoding peptidylprolyl isomerase, with product MNYWNIKSRSKLRITGSLTWFTILLFSFACKANPYAEQRYVPEAYSPVEVVVRKEEKPRTALPEKPAIYALIETTQGSMLFELYDKDASKTVQNFIDLAQGEKEFTLRNGQPQKRPFYDGLAFHRVIEGFMIQGGCPYGDGSGTPGYRFADEINAASLGLDQMKIGQSQYYTGYLYRYIGGELGIRSQREADERREELESNLEKAKNLSVMEILYRLGYRYNNVVKSKKAIKGALAMANAGPNTNGSQFFINQVDTPHLDGLHTVFGQIVQGSEVVDKIIASGNGKTTIRKVSIYDKRTK from the coding sequence ATGAATTATTGGAATATAAAATCGAGATCAAAGTTAAGGATTACCGGATCTCTAACATGGTTTACGATTTTATTATTTTCTTTTGCCTGTAAGGCAAACCCTTATGCGGAGCAAAGATATGTACCGGAAGCGTATAGTCCGGTCGAAGTTGTCGTTAGAAAAGAAGAAAAACCTCGTACAGCTCTTCCTGAAAAACCTGCAATTTATGCTCTAATAGAAACTACACAAGGAAGCATGCTTTTCGAACTCTACGATAAGGATGCTTCTAAAACTGTCCAAAACTTCATCGATCTTGCCCAAGGAGAGAAGGAATTTACACTACGAAATGGACAACCTCAAAAAAGACCGTTCTATGATGGATTGGCCTTCCATCGAGTGATCGAAGGTTTTATGATCCAAGGCGGATGTCCTTATGGTGATGGTTCCGGAACTCCGGGGTACAGATTTGCAGATGAGATCAATGCAGCGAGTCTGGGCTTAGACCAGATGAAAATCGGACAATCCCAATATTATACAGGATATTTGTACAGATATATCGGTGGAGAGCTTGGAATTCGTAGCCAAAGAGAAGCAGACGAGAGAAGAGAAGAGCTAGAAAGCAATTTGGAGAAGGCCAAAAATCTTTCCGTCATGGAGATACTCTACAGGTTAGGGTATCGTTATAATAATGTAGTTAAAAGTAAGAAGGCAATCAAAGGCGCATTGGCAATGGCAAATGCAGGACCGAATACGAACGGTTCTCAATTTTTTATCAACCAAGTAGACACTCCTCATTTGGACGGATTGCATACGGTTTTTGGACAGATCGTTCAAGGCTCCGAAGTGGTAGATAAAATTATCGCTTCCGGAAACGGTAAAACTACCATCCGTAAAGTGTCCATCTACGATAAGAGGACAAAATAA
- the fliN gene encoding flagellar motor switch protein FliN — translation MGEGSLSQDDIDALLTGSSPGGGGGGSADFNLSGELDSLLGDAGGGAGASTSPASGGTPSFADIAAALGPSSTPAPPKASPRSSSVSSNTANLNLLLDVNVALTVELGRTNMYIKDVLGLNEGAVVELDNAVGEDLDILANGKLVGKGKLVLLDDYYGIRITEIVDPSRRMI, via the coding sequence ATGGGTGAAGGCTCCCTTTCACAAGACGATATAGACGCATTACTAACCGGGTCCAGTCCGGGAGGTGGGGGCGGCGGCTCTGCTGATTTTAATCTAAGCGGAGAATTGGATTCCCTCTTAGGAGATGCCGGTGGTGGGGCTGGTGCTTCTACCTCTCCTGCTTCCGGAGGAACCCCTTCCTTCGCGGATATTGCTGCCGCTTTGGGACCTTCTTCCACACCTGCTCCGCCAAAGGCAAGTCCTCGCTCTAGCTCCGTTTCTTCCAATACTGCAAACTTAAATCTATTACTAGATGTTAACGTGGCTCTTACTGTGGAATTAGGTAGGACCAATATGTACATTAAAGATGTTCTCGGTTTGAACGAGGGCGCTGTTGTGGAATTAGACAATGCCGTCGGAGAGGATTTGGATATTTTGGCAAACGGTAAACTGGTTGGGAAGGGAAAACTGGTTCTATTGGACGATTATTACGGAATTCGAATTACCGAGATAGTAGATCCTTCCAGAAGAATGATCTAA
- a CDS encoding SPFH domain-containing protein: MFVSLFLWIFWLGFLLYFAYKLYRSLRIVSAQECIIVERLGKYSRTLHAGFHILIPFIDYDAYYHTLKEQAIDVPPQTCITKDNVKVEMDGILYLRVLDPQKASYGIEDYRFAVTQLVQTTMRAIIGTMDLDTTFETREVINSKILEVLDQAAEPWGVRVNRYEIVNIAPPKSIIEAMEREKKAQITKKAQISLSEGDRDSRINRSLGVKEEAINKSEGEKQKRINEAEGLAVEIESIATATAKGIQLLASSIKTKGGKEAVKLRIAQRFIKEVEKIGQDGTELVLPLNLSNFKSVMKSVLGSEDKKA, translated from the coding sequence ATGTTTGTTTCATTATTTTTATGGATATTTTGGCTCGGGTTTTTACTCTACTTTGCCTATAAACTATATCGTTCCTTGAGAATTGTGTCGGCTCAGGAATGTATCATCGTAGAAAGGCTCGGAAAGTATAGCAGGACACTCCACGCCGGATTTCATATTCTCATCCCGTTTATAGATTATGATGCATACTATCATACCCTAAAAGAACAGGCTATCGACGTTCCTCCCCAAACCTGCATTACGAAAGACAATGTTAAAGTGGAAATGGACGGGATCCTTTATTTGAGAGTTCTTGATCCTCAGAAGGCGAGTTACGGGATAGAAGATTACAGATTCGCAGTCACTCAGCTTGTACAAACTACAATGAGAGCGATCATAGGAACCATGGACCTGGACACTACATTCGAAACAAGAGAAGTAATTAATAGCAAGATCCTAGAAGTGCTGGACCAAGCGGCAGAACCTTGGGGTGTCCGAGTGAATCGTTACGAAATAGTAAATATCGCTCCTCCTAAATCCATTATCGAAGCAATGGAAAGAGAGAAAAAAGCGCAGATCACAAAGAAGGCGCAGATTTCTCTTTCCGAAGGAGATAGAGATTCCAGGATCAACCGGTCCTTGGGTGTTAAAGAAGAAGCGATCAATAAATCCGAGGGAGAAAAGCAGAAAAGGATCAATGAGGCGGAAGGCCTAGCAGTGGAAATTGAATCTATTGCAACTGCAACCGCAAAAGGGATCCAACTACTTGCCTCTTCCATCAAAACAAAAGGTGGAAAAGAAGCGGTAAAACTCAGGATCGCTCAGAGATTTATCAAAGAGGTAGAAAAAATCGGGCAGGATGGAACGGAGCTTGTTCTTCCGTTAAACCTATCTAATTTTAAATCCGTAATGAAGTCAGTACTCGGAAGCGAGGACAAAAAGGCGTAA
- a CDS encoding NfeD family protein — MDFLQDGHNLSYLWIASGVILMVAELFVPGTFVFFLGLSASIIGSISYFYEIGFWTQAILWAALSGILIWLGGSFLRKFFPSSSEKATLIPEEGPGRIVLVSKDILVERKGGRVVFQGTEWDAISKSKRIQAGKRARILERENLTFVVEPIELPEI; from the coding sequence ATGGACTTTTTACAAGACGGACATAACCTTTCTTATCTTTGGATTGCCTCCGGAGTGATTCTAATGGTGGCGGAACTTTTTGTTCCGGGAACCTTCGTATTCTTTTTAGGACTTTCTGCCTCGATCATAGGAAGTATTTCCTATTTTTATGAAATTGGATTTTGGACCCAAGCGATCCTTTGGGCTGCTCTTTCGGGAATTTTGATCTGGTTGGGAGGAAGTTTCCTAAGAAAATTCTTTCCTTCTTCGTCCGAAAAAGCCACTCTCATTCCTGAGGAAGGTCCCGGAAGAATTGTTCTAGTTTCCAAGGATATTCTTGTGGAAAGGAAAGGTGGAAGGGTCGTATTCCAAGGAACGGAATGGGATGCGATCAGTAAATCTAAACGGATCCAAGCAGGTAAAAGAGCGAGGATCTTAGAAAGAGAAAATCTGACCTTCGTTGTGGAGCCTATAGAGCTTCCGGAAATTTAA
- the argH gene encoding argininosuccinate lyase: MKTPEDKNSKLWGGRFKEKASSIMERIGESISFDQKLYKEDLEGSRAHAKMLSKMGILNSQELKDILDGLNQVEEEIESGNFKFSSELEDIHMHVESRLTELKGEVGKKLHTARSRNDQVAQDTRLYVRNRIQEILLRLDSLREALYEQASKNIDTIIPGYTHLQVAQPIRASHFLLAYFWMFTRDLEFFEFAGKTANILVLGSGAMAGVNYQNDREFLASELKADSVSPNSMDGVSNRDHLLQFLFAAVQTMSHASRFCEDIVLYSSQEFGLVKLPDSLTTGSSIMPQKKNPDIAELIRGKSARVAGNLNHLIGLLKGLPLTYNRDLQEDKLAVFDAVETVLLSLEGLEAMVSEMQFRPERGERSLKEGFATATDLADFLVGEKKVPFRTAHELVGRLVSECVERKENLFTISEEIRKEISPYFVGEEYSKAVSLELSTDKKSSYGGTSKTRQLEQLELAKQSIKSIQRNMK; the protein is encoded by the coding sequence ATGAAAACACCTGAGGACAAAAACTCTAAACTCTGGGGAGGAAGATTTAAGGAAAAAGCTTCTTCTATTATGGAAAGGATAGGAGAATCCATTTCCTTCGACCAAAAATTGTACAAAGAAGATCTAGAAGGAAGTAGGGCTCATGCCAAGATGCTTTCTAAAATGGGTATCTTAAACTCTCAAGAATTGAAAGATATACTAGACGGATTAAATCAGGTAGAAGAAGAAATAGAATCCGGAAATTTCAAATTCAGTTCGGAGCTGGAAGATATTCACATGCATGTGGAATCCAGACTTACGGAATTGAAAGGAGAAGTTGGGAAAAAATTACATACTGCAAGATCCAGAAACGATCAGGTCGCTCAAGACACAAGACTCTATGTTAGAAACCGGATCCAAGAAATTTTACTTCGTTTGGATTCTTTGAGAGAAGCACTCTACGAACAAGCTTCCAAGAATATAGACACAATCATTCCGGGATATACTCATCTTCAAGTCGCTCAACCGATCCGCGCCTCTCATTTTTTATTGGCATATTTTTGGATGTTTACCCGCGATTTAGAATTTTTTGAATTCGCGGGTAAGACTGCAAACATTCTAGTACTTGGCTCCGGCGCAATGGCTGGGGTGAATTACCAAAACGATAGAGAGTTTTTAGCGTCCGAATTAAAAGCGGATTCAGTTTCTCCGAACAGTATGGATGGTGTTTCGAATCGGGACCATCTGCTTCAGTTCTTATTCGCTGCGGTGCAAACAATGTCTCATGCTTCCCGTTTTTGCGAGGATATCGTTCTATATTCTTCTCAGGAATTCGGCCTTGTAAAGCTGCCTGATTCTTTAACTACCGGATCTTCTATTATGCCCCAGAAAAAGAATCCGGATATTGCGGAGCTTATCCGTGGAAAGTCCGCAAGGGTGGCGGGTAACTTAAATCATCTGATCGGGCTCTTAAAGGGATTGCCTCTTACCTACAATCGTGATTTACAAGAAGACAAGTTAGCCGTTTTTGATGCTGTGGAAACAGTTCTTTTGAGTCTGGAAGGATTAGAGGCAATGGTTTCCGAAATGCAATTCCGACCCGAAAGGGGAGAAAGATCCTTGAAGGAAGGGTTCGCCACCGCGACAGATTTGGCCGACTTCCTGGTAGGAGAAAAAAAAGTCCCATTCAGAACGGCGCATGAACTTGTAGGAAGACTTGTCTCCGAATGTGTGGAAAGAAAGGAGAATTTGTTTACAATCTCCGAAGAGATCAGAAAGGAAATTTCTCCTTATTTTGTTGGAGAAGAATATTCCAAGGCGGTGAGTCTGGAACTTTCCACGGACAAAAAATCGAGTTACGGTGGAACTTCCAAAACTCGACAGTTGGAACAATTGGAACTCGCGAAACAATCTATTAAATCAATCCAAAGGAATATGAAATGA
- a CDS encoding SPFH domain-containing protein, which produces MDPFLYFTLIVIAAIYLIMKTCIVVPQTYSFVVERLGVFRGALGAGFHFLIPIMDQIKYKQLLKEIAIDIPPQTCITKDNVSILVDGILYIRVMDPYKASYEIENFRNATIQLAQTTLRSEIGKLILDHTFSERDVINANVVRALDEATDPWGIKVTRYEIKNISPPKEILHEMEEQVKAERVKRAEITISEGEKLSRINRSMGERQEAINLSEGEKIKKVNEAEGKAKEIEFIAKAKAKGIQMIAEATGNEGGPEAVNLQITEDYLSGLGLILEKAKTTVLPTEMANIVGFFEGISKVTNKFPGLDGEKE; this is translated from the coding sequence ATGGACCCATTTCTATATTTTACGCTGATCGTTATCGCAGCTATTTATCTCATTATGAAGACCTGTATCGTAGTTCCACAAACATATAGTTTCGTCGTGGAAAGACTGGGAGTGTTCCGAGGAGCTCTTGGTGCCGGTTTTCATTTTCTTATCCCGATCATGGACCAGATCAAATACAAGCAGCTCTTAAAAGAGATCGCGATCGATATTCCTCCCCAGACATGTATTACCAAGGACAACGTTTCCATTTTGGTGGATGGTATCCTGTATATCAGAGTCATGGATCCTTACAAGGCATCTTACGAGATCGAAAACTTCCGGAACGCGACCATTCAGTTGGCTCAAACCACTCTTCGGTCGGAGATAGGTAAACTGATATTGGATCATACATTCTCCGAAAGGGACGTTATCAATGCGAATGTGGTGCGTGCTTTAGACGAGGCAACCGATCCCTGGGGAATTAAAGTGACTCGGTACGAGATCAAAAACATTTCTCCTCCTAAAGAAATCCTTCATGAGATGGAAGAACAAGTAAAAGCAGAACGTGTAAAACGTGCAGAGATCACCATTTCAGAAGGTGAAAAACTTTCTCGTATCAACCGTTCCATGGGAGAAAGACAAGAAGCGATCAATCTTTCCGAAGGGGAAAAGATCAAAAAGGTAAACGAAGCCGAAGGTAAAGCAAAAGAGATCGAATTTATTGCAAAAGCCAAAGCAAAAGGGATCCAAATGATCGCAGAAGCCACCGGTAACGAAGGCGGACCGGAAGCAGTCAATCTTCAAATCACGGAAGACTATCTGTCAGGCCTTGGACTCATTTTAGAAAAAGCAAAAACCACGGTTCTTCCTACGGAAATGGCAAACATTGTCGGTTTTTTCGAAGGGATTTCCAAGGTAACCAATAAATTTCCAGGACTGGACGGAGAGAAGGAGTAA